From the Actinomycetota bacterium genome, one window contains:
- a CDS encoding NAD-dependent epimerase/dehydratase family protein: protein MKALVTGATGFIGSMVVRELLNQGADVRVTVRRDSDTRNIDGLDVERVYGDTRDRESMRAALKGCDALYHAAAYFAHWSPNKDLFYKINVEGTKNVLEEALAQGLEKVVYTSTSNTIGSHGAGNYVNEEAEFNGWEAGDHYAISKYLAELEAKKICDRGLPLVIVNPTLVIGVRDVKPTPSGALIVDIANRDMPGYIDGAINVIDVEDVARGHLLAAERGRIGERYILGNENLMVGEFFRLVAEVAGVRPPRLKLPYGIALSLGYLFEAYARMARKQPLVSVSQVRLGKMGEHFDNSKAVNELGLPLTPIRTTVEKAVDWFRENGYIKVRA, encoded by the coding sequence ACTCCTGAACCAGGGCGCGGATGTGCGCGTGACGGTTAGAAGGGACAGCGACACGCGGAACATCGACGGCCTGGACGTGGAGAGGGTGTACGGCGACACCCGCGACAGGGAGTCCATGCGGGCCGCGCTGAAGGGCTGCGATGCCCTCTACCACGCCGCCGCCTATTTCGCGCATTGGTCTCCCAACAAGGACCTCTTCTACAAGATAAACGTCGAGGGCACGAAGAACGTCCTGGAGGAGGCCCTGGCCCAGGGGCTGGAGAAGGTCGTCTACACCAGCACCTCCAACACCATAGGCTCCCACGGGGCCGGCAACTATGTGAACGAGGAGGCCGAGTTCAACGGCTGGGAGGCGGGGGACCATTACGCCATCTCCAAGTACCTGGCGGAGCTGGAGGCCAAGAAGATATGCGACCGGGGCCTTCCCCTGGTGATCGTGAACCCCACCTTGGTCATCGGGGTGAGGGACGTCAAGCCCACGCCTTCCGGCGCCCTCATCGTCGACATCGCCAACCGGGACATGCCGGGGTACATCGACGGGGCGATAAACGTCATCGACGTCGAGGACGTGGCGCGCGGGCACCTGCTGGCGGCTGAACGGGGAAGGATCGGAGAGAGGTACATCCTGGGGAACGAGAACCTGATGGTGGGGGAGTTCTTCAGGCTGGTCGCGGAGGTCGCCGGGGTCAGGCCGCCCAGGCTCAAGCTCCCCTACGGGATCGCGCTTTCGCTGGGCTACCTCTTCGAGGCCTACGCGCGCATGGCCAGGAAGCAACCCCTCGTCTCCGTGTCCCAGGTGCGCCTGGGGAAGATGGGCGAGCATTTCGACAACTCCAAGGCGGTCAACGAACTGGGCCTGCCGCTGACCCCGATCAGGACGACGGTCGAGAAGGCGGTCGACTGGTTCAGGGAAAACGGCTACATCAAAGTGCGCGCTTGA
- a CDS encoding TrpB-like pyridoxal phosphate-dependent enzyme, which yields MSEKTKVVKLSEEHIPEAWYNVLPDLPKPLEPPLHPATRQPVGPDDLAPLFPMGLIEQEVSGERYIEIPAEVREIYKIWRPTSLVRATRLEKYLQTPARIYFKNEGESPAGSHKPNTAVAQAYYNKKEGVRKLTTETGAGQWGSALSMGCNYFGLELQVFMVRSSFQQKPYRRVLMETWGAKVQPSPSEMTVTGRKILERDPDTPGSLGIAISEAIELAVQGDDVKYSLGSVLNHVLLHQTVIGLEAKKAFEVIDDYPDMVIGCVGGGSNFGGTALPFVKEKVDGSDIRIIAVEPTSCPTLTGGRFEYDFGDIAEMTPLLLMYTLGHDFVPPASHAGGLRYHGDSPIVSLLVKEGLVEARAYHQVEVFEAAVTFARTEGFVPAPETSHAVKAAIDEAVKCRESGESKCIFFNFSGHGYLDLSAYDDYLAGKLSDV from the coding sequence ATGAGCGAGAAGACGAAGGTGGTAAAACTTTCCGAAGAGCATATCCCGGAGGCGTGGTACAACGTGCTGCCGGACCTCCCCAAACCCCTGGAGCCGCCGCTGCATCCGGCGACCCGGCAGCCGGTGGGACCCGATGACCTGGCGCCCCTCTTTCCCATGGGGCTCATCGAGCAGGAGGTGAGCGGGGAGCGCTACATAGAGATCCCCGCGGAGGTGCGCGAGATATACAAGATCTGGAGGCCCACATCCCTGGTGCGGGCGACCAGGTTGGAGAAGTACCTGCAGACCCCGGCGCGCATCTATTTCAAGAACGAGGGGGAGAGCCCGGCGGGGAGCCACAAGCCCAACACCGCCGTTGCCCAGGCCTACTACAACAAGAAGGAGGGCGTGCGCAAGCTCACCACGGAGACGGGAGCCGGACAGTGGGGGAGCGCCCTCTCCATGGGCTGCAATTACTTCGGCCTGGAGCTGCAGGTGTTCATGGTGCGCTCCAGCTTCCAGCAGAAGCCGTACCGGCGCGTGCTCATGGAGACCTGGGGAGCGAAGGTGCAGCCAAGCCCCAGCGAGATGACGGTGACAGGAAGGAAGATACTGGAAAGGGATCCCGACACCCCGGGAAGCCTCGGCATCGCCATCTCCGAGGCCATCGAGCTGGCGGTGCAGGGAGACGACGTGAAGTACAGCCTGGGGAGCGTGCTCAACCACGTGCTCCTTCACCAGACGGTGATCGGCCTGGAGGCCAAAAAGGCCTTCGAGGTCATCGACGACTACCCGGACATGGTCATCGGTTGCGTGGGAGGAGGTTCGAACTTCGGCGGCACCGCTCTTCCCTTCGTGAAGGAGAAGGTGGATGGCAGCGACATCCGCATCATCGCCGTGGAACCCACCTCCTGTCCCACCCTCACCGGGGGCCGCTTCGAATACGATTTCGGGGACATCGCGGAGATGACTCCCCTGCTGCTCATGTACACCTTGGGCCACGATTTCGTGCCCCCGGCCTCCCACGCCGGAGGACTCAGGTACCACGGCGACTCGCCCATCGTGAGCCTGCTGGTGAAGGAAGGCCTTGTGGAGGCGCGGGCCTACCACCAGGTGGAGGTGTTCGAGGCCGCGGTGACCTTCGCGCGCACCGAGGGGTTCGTCCCCGCCCCCGAGACCTCCCACGCCGTGAAGGCGGCCATCGACGAGGCGGTGAAGTGCCGGGAGAGCGGGGAGTCCAAGTGCATATTCTTCAACTTCTCCGGCCACGGCTACCTAGACCTATCCGCCTACGACGATTACCTGGCGGGCAAGCTGAGCGACGTATAG
- a CDS encoding cobalamin biosynthesis protein P47K, whose product MKLIIVSGFLGSGKTTFLLGLAKRLAGEDGLDFVILENEAGEVSIDGSYLVGQGLRVRELFSGCVCCQLAGDLVVSMREIKADLDPAGVILEASGLARVESILDTLGKYYRELEAPLVISLADLERSELYLEVPMPFVINQLKHADIVLLNKADRGDTGLLEATENRLREINPRAEVVRVSALDGTNLDVAAERVRAWMLRTS is encoded by the coding sequence GTGAAACTGATCATCGTCTCGGGTTTCCTGGGTTCCGGCAAGACCACCTTCCTCCTAGGCCTGGCGAAGAGGCTCGCGGGGGAGGACGGTCTCGACTTCGTCATCCTCGAGAACGAGGCGGGAGAGGTGAGCATCGACGGCTCCTACCTGGTGGGGCAAGGCTTGCGTGTGAGGGAGCTCTTCTCGGGCTGCGTGTGCTGCCAGCTGGCGGGCGATCTGGTGGTGAGCATGCGCGAGATCAAGGCCGACCTCGACCCCGCCGGCGTCATCCTGGAGGCTTCGGGCCTGGCCCGGGTGGAGAGCATCCTGGACACCCTTGGTAAGTATTACCGTGAACTGGAGGCGCCTCTGGTGATATCCCTGGCCGACCTGGAGAGGAGCGAGCTTTACCTGGAGGTTCCCATGCCCTTCGTGATCAACCAGCTCAAGCACGCCGACATCGTGTTGTTGAACAAGGCCGACCGCGGAGATACAGGCCTTCTCGAGGCCACGGAGAACAGGCTGCGGGAGATCAACCCCCGCGCCGAGGTGGTAAGGGTCTCGGCCCTCGACGGCACCAACCTGGACGTGGCGGCGGAAAGAGTGCGTGCATGGATGCTGAGGACTTCGTGA
- a CDS encoding B12-binding domain-containing protein: protein MDMKERLIKAMGDLDEEGVVSCVEALLSAGADPLLIIELCRAGFEVVGRRYECREYYLCSDATASRCMTWEWTWPRRRLWTRLPAPARAWWPCPACSPWPLMP from the coding sequence TTGGACATGAAAGAGAGACTGATCAAGGCCATGGGAGACCTGGATGAAGAGGGGGTTGTCTCCTGCGTTGAGGCCTTGCTCTCCGCCGGCGCAGATCCCCTGCTCATCATCGAGTTGTGCCGCGCCGGATTCGAGGTCGTGGGAAGGCGGTACGAGTGCCGGGAGTACTACCTATGCTCCGATGCAACGGCTTCGAGGTGCATGACCTGGGAGTGGACGTGGCCCCGCAGGCGTTTGTGGACAAGGCTTCCAGCACCGGCGCGGGCATGGTGGCCATGTCCGGCCTGCTCACCCTGGCCTTTGATGCCATGA
- the nfi gene encoding deoxyribonuclease V: MIIPRPHALDVSVSEAREIQERMRREVREGPPLDPSRVTRVAGTDLSYLREKKVALGVAVLMSYPDLELLEVSSAAREVSFPYVPGLLSFRELPALLPALEGLSSPPDLVFVDGQGLAHPRRFGLASHLGVLASLPTIGCAKSRLLGEAEEPGPEVGDWSPLRYQGETVGAVLRTRRGVKPLYVSVGHLLDLASCMKMALSCTRGFRLPEPQRRAHLEANRLKREVRSRGDAAFPRGGHAEG; encoded by the coding sequence ATGATCATCCCACGCCCCCACGCCCTCGACGTCTCCGTGTCCGAGGCCAGGGAGATACAGGAGAGGATGCGGCGCGAGGTGCGCGAAGGCCCTCCACTGGATCCCTCGCGCGTGACGCGGGTGGCGGGAACGGACCTCTCATACCTGCGCGAGAAGAAGGTGGCCCTGGGGGTGGCGGTGCTGATGAGCTACCCCGACCTCGAGCTGCTGGAGGTCTCCTCCGCGGCGCGGGAGGTATCCTTCCCCTACGTCCCCGGGCTGCTCTCCTTCCGCGAGCTCCCCGCCCTGCTGCCGGCCCTTGAAGGCCTCTCATCGCCACCCGACCTGGTGTTCGTGGACGGGCAGGGGTTGGCCCACCCCCGGAGGTTCGGGCTGGCCTCGCACCTGGGGGTGCTCGCCTCCCTGCCCACCATCGGGTGCGCCAAGTCGCGGCTGCTGGGGGAGGCGGAGGAGCCGGGGCCGGAGGTGGGCGACTGGTCGCCGCTGCGGTACCAGGGGGAGACGGTGGGGGCGGTGCTGCGCACGCGGCGCGGCGTGAAACCCCTCTACGTCTCCGTCGGGCATCTCCTGGACCTGGCCTCGTGCATGAAGATGGCCCTCTCCTGCACGCGGGGCTTCCGGCTTCCCGAGCCGCAGCGCCGTGCCCACCTGGAGGCGAACAGGCTCAAGCGCGAGGTGAGGTCGCGGGGGGATGCGGCGTTCCCCCGCGGCGGCCATGCCGAAGGCTGA
- a CDS encoding Rrf2 family transcriptional regulator, with protein MRLPTKARYGMRAMLDLALHAAEGPVLMRDIASRQGLPVKYLEQVLIPLRQARLVRSARGARGGYMLARDASEINLLEIVEASMGDLAMVDCTEDPGYCARVDACATYVIWKELTETIRETLAKRSLADLVDIERGVRKERSSAGRSAVGSAQERK; from the coding sequence ATGCGCCTGCCCACCAAGGCGAGGTACGGCATGCGCGCCATGCTCGACCTGGCCCTGCACGCCGCGGAGGGCCCGGTGCTCATGCGGGACATCGCCTCCCGCCAGGGCCTGCCGGTGAAATACCTGGAGCAGGTGCTCATCCCGCTGCGGCAGGCCCGCCTGGTGCGCAGCGCCCGCGGCGCCCGGGGCGGCTACATGCTGGCGCGGGATGCGTCGGAGATAAACCTGCTGGAGATCGTGGAGGCGAGCATGGGCGATCTCGCCATGGTCGACTGCACGGAGGACCCAGGCTATTGCGCCAGGGTCGACGCCTGCGCGACCTACGTCATCTGGAAGGAGCTGACGGAGACCATCAGGGAGACCCTGGCCAAGAGGTCCCTGGCCGACCTGGTGGACATCGAGAGGGGGGTGCGCAAGGAGCGGTCCTCCGCAGGCCGGTCGGCCGTGGGCAGCGCACAAGAAAGGAAATAG
- the cysK gene encoding cysteine synthase A: MRLYDDITQTVGNTPLVRLNRVTAGCRAEVYAKLEFFNPLSSVKDRIGVSMIEDAERRGLIGEDSVIIEPTSGNTGIALAFVCAARGYRLILTMPDTMSLERRKLLSVLGAELVLTPGTQGMKGAIEKAEEILAITPGGFMPQQFRNPANPAVHRETTAREIWEDTDGRVDILVAGVGTGGTITGVAEAIKEKKPSFLAVAVEPEASPVLSGGEPGPHRIQGIGAGFVPDILRTDLIDEVITVSEEDAGETARRLAREEGILAGISSGAATWAAVQVASREENEGKLVVVVIPSCGERYLSTWLFEPLIKKAERKEGS, from the coding sequence ATGAGGCTGTACGACGACATCACTCAGACGGTGGGAAACACCCCCCTGGTGAGGCTCAACCGCGTCACCGCGGGGTGCCGGGCTGAGGTATACGCCAAGCTCGAGTTCTTCAATCCCCTCTCCAGCGTCAAGGACCGCATCGGGGTGAGCATGATCGAGGACGCCGAGAGGAGGGGGCTCATCGGCGAGGACAGCGTGATCATCGAGCCCACCAGCGGCAACACCGGCATCGCCCTGGCCTTCGTCTGCGCGGCCAGGGGCTACCGCCTCATCCTCACCATGCCCGACACCATGAGCCTGGAGCGGCGCAAGCTCCTGTCCGTGCTAGGAGCGGAGCTGGTGCTCACCCCGGGGACGCAGGGGATGAAGGGGGCGATAGAGAAGGCCGAGGAGATCCTCGCCATCACCCCCGGGGGGTTCATGCCCCAGCAGTTCCGCAACCCGGCCAACCCCGCCGTGCACCGTGAGACCACCGCGCGCGAGATCTGGGAGGACACCGACGGGCGGGTGGACATCCTGGTGGCGGGGGTGGGCACCGGGGGCACCATCACCGGGGTGGCCGAGGCCATCAAGGAGAAGAAGCCCTCCTTCCTCGCCGTGGCCGTGGAGCCGGAGGCATCGCCGGTACTCTCCGGGGGAGAGCCGGGACCGCACCGCATCCAGGGCATCGGCGCCGGGTTCGTCCCCGACATCCTGAGAACGGACCTCATCGACGAGGTCATCACCGTCTCCGAGGAGGACGCCGGCGAGACCGCGCGGAGGCTGGCCCGGGAAGAAGGGATACTCGCCGGCATCTCCTCCGGGGCCGCGACCTGGGCGGCGGTCCAGGTGGCCTCGCGGGAGGAAAACGAGGGGAAGCTCGTGGTGGTGGTGATCCCTTCCTGCGGAGAGCGCTACCTCTCCACCTGGCTCTTCGAGCCGCTGATAAAGAAGGCGGAAAGGAAAGAAGGGTCATAA
- a CDS encoding late competence development ComFB family protein, with the protein MLFRNYMEEAVDGTMEEILERRDDICKCERCRMDIKALALNHLPPKYVVTDKGYVYTKVNELESQFKADITVAVTNAIKVVRKNPRHGE; encoded by the coding sequence TTGCTGTTCAGGAACTACATGGAAGAAGCGGTTGACGGGACCATGGAGGAGATACTGGAGCGTCGCGACGACATCTGCAAGTGCGAGCGCTGCAGGATGGACATAAAGGCCCTCGCCCTGAACCACCTGCCTCCCAAGTACGTGGTGACGGACAAAGGATACGTCTACACCAAGGTGAACGAGTTGGAGAGCCAGTTCAAGGCGGACATCACGGTGGCGGTCACCAACGCCATCAAGGTGGTACGCAAGAATCCCCGCCACGGGGAGTGA
- a CDS encoding iron-sulfur cluster assembly scaffold protein has protein sequence MAMYSETVMEHFTNPRNVGEIEDHESGRT, from the coding sequence ATGGCGATGTACAGCGAAACGGTCATGGAGCACTTCACCAACCCGCGCAACGTGGGCGAGATCGAGGACCACGAGAGCGGGCGGACATGA
- a CDS encoding cobalamin B12-binding domain-containing protein, with product MDKASSTGAGMVAMSGLLTLAFDAMKDIVEALAEAGLRDRLKIIIGGGPVNEKVLEYCGADAYGKDPTDAVKLAGQYLGR from the coding sequence GTGGACAAGGCTTCCAGCACCGGCGCGGGCATGGTGGCCATGTCCGGCCTGCTCACCCTGGCCTTTGATGCCATGAAGGACATCGTCGAGGCCTTGGCCGAGGCGGGGCTGCGCGACAGGCTCAAGATCATCATCGGGGGCGGCCCGGTGAACGAGAAGGTGCTCGAATACTGCGGGGCGGACGCCTACGGAAAGGACCCCACGGATGCGGTGAAGCTCGCCGGTCAGTACCTGGGTCGATGA
- the nadA gene encoding quinolinate synthase NadA — protein sequence MNGVDELLVGEDALAEMILRAKEERRAIILAHNYQRPEVQDIADFVGDSLGLARQAASTDAEVIVFCGVHFMAETASILSPEKVVLLPDMEAGCPMADMAGAAQVRKAREEHPGAAVVSYVNTTAAVKAESDCCCTSSNAVEVVRSVEAEEVIFVPDRNLAAYVADRVPEKRIIPWDGFCHVHQGIQAEHVLKALEEHPRAEVIAHPECTREVLALAHHIRSTSGMVDAAAASPAEVFILATEAGMIHPLTKAVPGKRFYPPAREPVCPNMKLTTLTKVLRALETLTPQVRVPEEIRVRALRAVERMLAPA from the coding sequence ATGAACGGCGTGGATGAGCTCCTCGTAGGCGAGGACGCCCTGGCGGAGATGATCCTGCGGGCGAAGGAGGAGCGCCGCGCGATCATCCTGGCCCATAACTACCAAAGGCCCGAGGTGCAGGACATCGCCGATTTCGTGGGCGACTCCCTGGGGCTGGCCCGCCAGGCGGCCTCCACCGACGCCGAGGTCATCGTCTTCTGCGGGGTGCACTTCATGGCCGAGACCGCCTCCATCCTCTCCCCCGAAAAGGTAGTGCTCCTGCCGGATATGGAGGCCGGCTGCCCCATGGCGGACATGGCCGGGGCCGCGCAGGTGAGGAAGGCGCGGGAAGAGCATCCCGGGGCGGCGGTGGTCTCCTACGTCAACACCACCGCGGCGGTGAAGGCGGAGAGCGACTGCTGCTGCACCTCCTCCAACGCCGTGGAGGTGGTACGCAGCGTGGAGGCGGAAGAGGTCATCTTTGTCCCGGACCGCAACCTCGCCGCCTACGTGGCGGACCGGGTGCCCGAGAAGAGGATCATCCCCTGGGACGGGTTCTGCCACGTGCACCAGGGCATCCAGGCCGAGCATGTGCTCAAGGCCCTGGAGGAGCATCCCCGCGCCGAGGTCATCGCCCACCCCGAGTGCACGCGGGAGGTGCTGGCGCTTGCCCATCACATCCGCAGTACCTCCGGCATGGTGGACGCCGCCGCCGCCTCGCCGGCCGAGGTGTTCATACTGGCTACCGAGGCGGGCATGATCCATCCCCTGACCAAGGCGGTTCCCGGCAAGAGGTTCTACCCGCCCGCCCGCGAGCCCGTGTGCCCCAACATGAAGCTCACCACCTTGACTAAAGTGCTCAGGGCGCTGGAGACTCTTACGCCCCAGGTCCGTGTGCCGGAGGAGATCAGGGTAAGGGCCCTGCGGGCGGTGGAGAGGATGCTGGCGCCGGCATGA
- a CDS encoding GntR family transcriptional regulator, with the protein MRRFEIETDSFTPAYFQLAQMLHREVMSGNLRPGDRVPSENELSEGYGVSRMTARRAIELLVEKGVVRREKGRGTFVSRPRIEGGLFLIPDLHDEMRMQGLSSEVRLLGVRVVRAGKTAASRLGIKKGEKVIYLERILEGGDEPLVLDRKYVLLDRSQPLLESELGHGSMQELFAGNPDMAPVRADLKLSATVLSAREAKLLESGEGAPAFCLEQLIFAANDRRVVWGWLIYRGDRFSFESSSRLL; encoded by the coding sequence GTGAGACGGTTCGAGATAGAGACGGATTCCTTCACCCCGGCATATTTCCAGCTCGCGCAGATGCTCCACCGGGAGGTGATGAGCGGCAACCTGCGCCCCGGCGACCGCGTTCCCTCCGAGAACGAGTTGAGCGAGGGATACGGCGTGAGCCGCATGACCGCGCGCAGGGCCATCGAACTCCTGGTGGAGAAGGGGGTGGTGCGCAGGGAAAAAGGCAGGGGTACCTTTGTCAGCAGGCCCCGCATCGAGGGAGGGCTCTTCCTCATCCCCGACCTCCATGACGAGATGCGCATGCAGGGGCTGTCCAGCGAGGTGAGGCTCCTGGGGGTGCGCGTGGTGCGTGCGGGAAAGACCGCGGCCTCCAGGCTGGGGATAAAGAAGGGGGAGAAGGTCATCTACCTGGAGAGGATCCTCGAGGGAGGGGACGAGCCGCTGGTGCTCGACCGCAAGTACGTCCTGCTCGACCGCTCCCAGCCGCTGCTCGAGTCGGAGCTGGGACACGGATCGATGCAGGAGCTTTTCGCGGGAAATCCGGACATGGCCCCGGTGAGGGCGGACCTCAAGCTGTCCGCCACCGTCCTCTCGGCCCGCGAGGCCAAGCTCCTGGAGAGCGGGGAGGGAGCGCCCGCCTTTTGCTTGGAGCAGCTTATCTTCGCGGCCAACGACCGGAGGGTGGTGTGGGGGTGGTTGATATACCGTGGGGACAGGTTCAGCTTCGAGTCTTCGAGCCGGCTACTCTGA